A single region of the Zygotorulaspora mrakii chromosome 4, complete sequence genome encodes:
- the ECM9 gene encoding Ecm9p (similar to Saccharomyces cerevisiae ECM9 (YKR004C); ancestral locus Anc_2.514) has product MLQLCQELYKILIANSAQGKFRLTFAPDQAGITERYFSVNEDQHIEIVCFKKTYISIFEECHNYFFTNGYKNSKCKRNGLTMFQQITNEEPPLYQAPLDMNTYVATIGLLLTTPENKTAINLYLDSVLYKLNDFSGLTNYKAAILQEEATLVGRLLTSSNNKLNKSSSLWCLYRKLYLLLRDAAGTIDYITIFVCSASRHFSNYYCWETVRWFYDVVPTELAKMELFSATKIFCLQNTRDSSSWSALAYMICQKKAKIDFNWHDSIRLQNSLKCGLNFRQIPPGFDVDIEGVACDIAHSINTLTIQDWPPFLCLLSALNALPKNGTLSFLTSWKEEVQAFETVCGPVTFKRRNPIVPINVSNDLMLFRKSKNVGFKKRFLDCLPSQSCKTDSNC; this is encoded by the coding sequence ATGCTTCAACTTTGCCAGGAATTGTATAAAATTCTAATTGCAAACTCTGCCCAAGGTAAATTTCGGTTAACATTTGCTCCGGACCAAGCTGGCATAACGGAGAGATACTTTTCAGTAAATGAGGATCAGCATATCGAGATTGTGTGCTTTAAGAAAACTtatatatcaatttttgaagaatgcCACAATTACTTCTTCACAAACGGGTATAAGAATAGTAAgtgcaaaagaaatgggTTAACCATGTTTCAACAGATTACTAACGAAGAACCTCCTCTTTATCAAGCACCACTAGATATGAACACTTATGTCGCTACAATAGGGCTTCTTTTAACAACCCCTGAAAATAAAACTGCAATAAACTTATATTTAGATTCAGTGCTGTATAAACTGAATGATTTTTCAGGTCTTACCAATTATAAGGCCGCAATTCTACAGGAAGAAGCAACCCTCGTCGGCCGTCTTCTGACATCTTCAAACAATAAACTAAATAAATCTTCCTCCCTATGGTGTTTGTATCGCAAGTTATACCTATTGCTCAGAGATGCAGCTGGTACCATTGATTACATCACTATATTTGTGTGTTCCGCCAGTCGCCACTTTTCGAATTATTACTGCTGGGAGACTGTCAGATGGTTTTATGATGTGGTACCCACTGAGCTTGCTAAGATGGAATTATTTTCTGCAACGAAGATCTTTTGCCTTCAAAACACGAGGGACTCGTCTTCATGGAGTGCCCTGGCGTACATGATTTGTCAAAAGAAggcaaaaattgatttcaattgGCATGATAGTATTCGATTACAGAACAGCTTGAAATGCGGATTGAATTTTAGGCAAATACCCCCAGGATTTGATGTTGACATCGAAGGTGTTGCTTGCGATATTGCACACAGCATTAATACCTTGACAATTCAAGATTGGcctccttttctttgtctGCTCTCCGCTTTGAATGCTCTACCTAAGAATGGAACGCTTTCATTTCTCACATCTTGGAAGGAAGAGGTGCAGGCTTTCGAGACGGTATGCGGTCCGGTCACATTCAAAAGGAGGAATCCCATAGTACCTATTAATGTATCAAATGATCTGATGCTCTTCAGAAAATCGAAAAACGTTGGGTTTAAAAAGCGATTCCTAGATTGCTTGCCAAGTCAATCATGTAAAACAGACAGCAACTGTTAG
- the MRPL13 gene encoding mitochondrial 54S ribosomal protein mL50 MRPL13 (similar to Saccharomyces cerevisiae MRPL13 (YKR006C); ancestral locus Anc_2.516) yields the protein MMILSAGGCAVAFRTAEKQMQRYAVGALHSTSKQSDFFSWFRKKKEQEADSLVATQDTKELIKDIESGKKSKISNREKLDLRPENFIGDDSAKIERKARQALLMDVPFNVWLNGSKVANDQQLKSIAIESFNAASQDLTISSVDEAPYSADFTDLVTKFNFTKLLQARTGYLIPDNKLTILNSPSQFVEFYCTEIISGKSSKFKESEPHAINLSTRHSPPNVYIAPDIDAKSQKKRFGKIMYEAQSLEAEHTKKSIELIKRI from the coding sequence atgatgattttgagtGCGGGGGGCTGCGCAGTTGCCTTTAGAACTGCTGAGAAACAGATGCAACGCTACGCTGTGGGCGCACTACATAGTACATCAAAACAGTctgatttcttttcatggttcagaaagaagaaggagCAAGAGGCTGATTCTCTTGTGGCGACACAAGATACTAAAGAACTTATTAAAGACATTGAAAGTGGtaaaaaatcgaaaatttcaaacaggGAAAAGCTCGATCTCAGACCAGAGAACTTTATAGGAGATGATTCAgccaaaattgaaagaaaagcgCGCCAAGCACTGCTTATGGATGTACCCTTTAACGTATGGCTTAATGGGTCTAAGGTTGCCAATGACCAGCAGCTGAAGTCCATCGCTATAGAAAGTTTTAACGCAGCGTCGCAAGACTTAACAATATCGTCGGTTGATGAGGCACCATATAGTGCAGACTTTACAGATTTGGTAAccaagttcaatttcaCTAAGCTTTTGCAGGCAAGGACGGGCTATCTGATTCCGGATAATAAATTGACGATATTGAATTCACCCTCACAATTTGTAGAATTCTATTGCACGGAAATAATATCCGGAAAGTCttccaaattcaaagaatctgAGCCACACGCGATTAATCTTTCCACCAGGCATAGCCCTCCGAACGTTTACATAGCACCAGATATTGATGCAAAGtctcaaaagaagagattTGGTAAGATTATGTATGAGGCCCAATCACTGGAAGCAGAGCATACCAAAAAATCGATCGAACTTATAAAGAGAATCTGA
- the MEH1 gene encoding Meh1p (similar to Saccharomyces cerevisiae MEH1 (YKR007W); ancestral locus Anc_2.517), whose product MGIVLSCCQDNDSEENEALLAGQQNGFGDDSAEDYNARQLQTKLHEEQMRARDEALKEIVSNTNDKLIDISMISNSGIVIQGTDLKKGQGEMECISQERPRSDADELILEGVGTGAMKYTVLDAEKVLSAEMRQQLKALHNAIFESLDEQLQEEIPSDLVVSLSK is encoded by the coding sequence ATGGGCATCGTGCTAAGTTGCTGCCAGGACAACGattctgaagaaaatgaggCTCTGCTTGCGGGACAGCAGAATGGTTTTGGCGATGACTCCGCGGAAGATTACAATGCTCGACAGCTTCAGACGAAGCTTCATGAGGAGCAGATGCGTGCAAGAGATGAAGCATTGAAAGAGATTGTATCAAATACGAATGATAAGCTTATAGACATTTCTATGATTAGCAACAGTGGAATTGTGATTCAGGGTACGGATTTGAAGAAAGGTCAGGGAGAAATGGAGTGCATATCTCAAGAACGACCTCGATCAGATGCCGATGAATTGATACTAGAAGGTGTAGGTACGGGCGCAATGAAGTACACTGTTCTGGATGCAGAGAAAGTACTATCAGCAGAAATGAGGCAACAGCTGAAAGCACTCCACAACGCGATATTTGAAAGTCTTGATGAGCAATTACAGGAAGAAATACCAAGCGATCTTGTCGTTAGTCTCTCCAAATAA
- the RSC4 gene encoding Rsc4p (similar to Saccharomyces cerevisiae RSC4 (YKR008W); ancestral locus Anc_2.518) has protein sequence MPPKKRKLVEEEEEKPVTKYAAGKQPRNGVLPEVVYNHPMYPESELHQEMWTIPKFNLFISFTLNYLIESYKAMFKDFIKLPSRKFHPQYYYKIQQPISINEIKSRDYEFPDGPHTFLLDIELLAKNCISYNEPDSLIVKNSLQVVQYIEYEVLKAKNVTRNYLVSDDVKYRLLTYLKRVINATDKNIEEEMGVVHSNTDDVMKIAEPFMQLVDRDELPDYYEVIHRPTALGLIRQNLEVGYYSKIYDFIVDTQATFQNALVFNDLDTLIYQDAKKLLGYFNHLMQHKFFPELQDASERGETKLEYDKIEYEQYLADGGNENTNELLEDDDLTDYDFNHIEGLGNGYNRTILSEDYLLGPNATESQSKKPMLSTPIEEPPKILKYNIIKSMQKELISQEHTIEKVPYDMIDQVSIFSSKSLYHQATNPGPGAKPSCNQNWVAYTFNGAQMNQNENMYSFNLQPVQTFLTLTAKIRHAGLESSLMVNSENIKSLKVSTDAMKQEDGQQLEQNEEKEVIKNDSERFDIRLNEGLNYIVFKCQNSDKEKIEFMKFWVNVLP, from the coding sequence ATGCcaccaaagaaaagaaagcttgtagaagaagaggaggagAAACCTGTTACGAAATATGCAGCAGGAAAGCAGCCCAGAAATGGCGTTTTACCTGAGGTCGTGTATAATCACCCTATGTATCCTGAATCGGAGCTTCATCAGGAAATGTGGACTATCCCCAAATTTAATCTTTTTATTAGTTTCACATTAAATTATTTGATTGAGTCTTATAAGGCGATGTTTAAggatttcatcaaattgcCAAGCAGAAAGTTCCATCCCCAATACTATTACAAGATTCAGCAACCGATTTCcataaatgaaataaagtCAAGAGATTATGAGTTTCCAGACGGACCACATACGTTTCTTCTAGATATTGAATTGCTCGCTAAAAACTGCATATCTTATAATGAGCCAGATAGCCTGATTGTCAAAAATTCTCTTCAAGTAGTTCAGTATATTGAATATGAGGTGTTGAAGGCCAAAAATGTTACTCGAAACTATTTAGTATCAGATGATGTCAAGTATCGATTGTTAACCTACCTAAAACGTGTTATAAACGCAACTGACAAGAATATCGAGGAGGAAATGGGTGTCGTACATTCCAATACCGACGATGTTATGAAAATAGCAGAACCCTTCATGCAATTGGTAGATAGAGATGAGCTTCCGGACTATTATGAAGTGATTCATAGGCCAACGGCTTTGGGGCTGATCAGACAAAACTTAGAAGTGGGATATTACTCTAAGATATATGATTTCATTGTAGATACGCAAGcaacatttcaaaatgcGCTGGTGTTCAATGATTTAGATACACTGATATACCAAGATGCCAAAAAGCTATTGGGATATTTTAATCATCTGATGCAGCACAAATTCTTCCCAGAGCTACAAGACGCTAGTGAAAGGGGTGAAACTAAACTTGAATATGACAAGATTGAATACGAACAGTATCTTGCAGACGGTGGAAATGAAAACACTAATGAGTTATTagaggatgatgatttaACCGATTACGATTTTAATCATATTGAAGGTTTGGGAAATGGCTATAATAGAACTATACTTTCAGAGGATTATCTTTTAGGGCCAAACGCGACGGAGTCTCAGTCAAAAAAGCCAATGCTCTCCACGCCAATTGAAGAGCCAccaaaaatattaaaatataatataataaaatCCATGCAAAAGGAGTTGATTTCTCAAGAGCACACAATAGAAAAAGTACCTTACGATATGATAGATCAGGTctctattttttcttcaaaaagtttgTATCACCAGGCAACAAACCCCGGTCCAGGTGCAAAACCGTCATGCAATCAAAACTGGGTTGCTTATACGTTCAATGGCGCACAGATGAAtcagaatgaaaatatgtATTCCTTTAATTTACAACCAGTTCAGACTTTTTTAACACTGACGGCAAAAATAAGGCATGCCGGATTAGAGTCTTCTTTGATGGTCAATTCAGAGAATATAAAGTCGCTTAAGGTGAGCACCGATGCAATGAAGCAGGAGGATGGTCAACAATTGGAACAgaatgaagagaaagaagtaatAAAGAATGATTCTGAAAGATTTGACATCCGATTAAACGAGGGGTTGAATTATATTGTATTCAAATGTCAAAATTctgacaaagaaaaaattgaattcatGAAGTTTTGGGTAAATGTATTGCCATGA
- a CDS encoding glycosyltransferase family 15 protein (ancestral locus Anc_2.519) encodes MQFSIIFRRYLHGKYLRVVLLLLVISVTTIFCSFKIGDTSLLVPKGNSYSEKGKNSVKTSAEPTSNSKLRTGQDIILTLARNSELEDMKDSIISFERSFNSKFHYDWWFMNDEEFDQEFKSVVKSLVSGDVKFIKIPKEYWSYPEHIDQKKAASSRNEYEKKKVMYGKSESYRFMCRFNSGMFYKLPELEGVDYYWRIEPAVRFDCDITYDVFQYMRENDKQYAFSMALQEDIRTIPSLWDVTKEFFKDNPELIAPGNSIDFVTDDRGVSYNLCHFWSNFEIASLEFFRESGYDEYFKFLDERGGFFYERWGDAPVHTIAVSVLLPAEKIHFVGNTGYFHNPNQDCPRNSELRSSLKCRCDPSTDFTWHKWSCVNKFFEIHNYVRPDSLDNIKKYYPTIYETIDLHESKDT; translated from the coding sequence ATGCAATTCTCAATAATTTTCAGGCGATATTTGCATGGAAAATACTTACGGGTTGTATTGTTACTGCTTGTAATATCTGTAACGACAATATTCTGCTCATTTAAGATAGGCGATACCTCACTGCTAGTCCCGAAAGGCAACTCTTATAGCgaaaaaggtaaaaattCGGTGAAAACGTCTGCAGAGCCTACCTCGAACTCCAAACTTCGAACTGGACAGGACATCATTTTGACACTCGCAAGAAATTCCGAGTTAGAAGACATGAAAGATTCGATCATATCATTTGAGAGAAGCTTTAACTCGAAATTTCATTACGATTGGTGGTTTATGAATGACGAAGAGTTTGATCAAGAGTTCAAATCAGTGGTGAAATCACTGGTTTCAGGTGATGTAAAGTTTATTAAGATCCCAAAAGAGTATTGGTCATATCCGGAACACATCGACCAGAAGAAGGCAGCATCGAGCAGGAATGAGTacgaaaagaagaaagtcaTGTACGGCAAGAGTGAATCATACAGGTTTATGTGCCGCTTCAACTCCGGTATGTTTTACAAACTGCCCGAGCTAGAGGGCGTAGATTATTATTGGAGAATCGAACCAGCTGTTCGCTTTGATTGTGACATTACCTATGACGTTTTTCAGTACATGAGAGAGAACGATAAACAATATGCTTTCAGTATGGCATTGCAAGAGGACATTCGAACTATTCCTAGTCTTTGGGATGTCACCAAGgaattttttaaagatAATCCGGAATTAATAGCACCTGGTAATAGTATTGATTTTGTCACTGATGATAGAGGAGTTTCGTATAATTTGTGTCATTTTTGGtcgaattttgaaattgccaGTCTTGAATTCTTTCGCGAATCAGGTTACGATGAATattttaaatttttggatgaaaGAGGAGGATTTTTTTATGAGCGATGGGGTGATGCACCAGTGCATACTATAGCTGTCAGCGTTCTGCTACCTGCCGAAAAGATTCATTTTGTAGGGAATACTGGTTACTTCCATAACCCCAACCAAGACTGTCCTAGGAATAGCGAACTAAGAAGCTCACTAAAATGTCGATGTGATCCAAGCACAGATTTTACGTGGCACAAATGGAGTTGCGTCAACAAGTTTTTCGAGATCCACAACTATGTACGACCAGATTCGTTAGacaatatcaagaaatattATCCCACAATATATGAAACCATAGATCTGCACGAAAGCAAAGATACGTAA